CACACCATGCACCCAGCTCAGGGCTGGGCACTCAGCCGGGGACCAGGATGGGCAAAGGCTTGTCCAGAGAACCACTGTAGGTCAGATGTGCAGGGCAGCTGGACTCAGCCTCCCTCAGCCTTCAGCCTCCCCCAGCCTCCATCCCTGGGCTCTTGGCTGGGCCTCAACTCTCCGTGGTCCAGATGAACATCTCCAAGAGGCCCCTTGGGCTTGGTGTCAGGCTTGGGACTGGTCTATGGAAAGTCAGCCAAGACTGCTACTTCAGGGCCCTGAGCACAGCCTCCAGCTTCATGGCCACCGCCAGGTCGCCCTTCACCTTCAGCCGTCCACTCATGTAGGCCCCCAGGGGCCGCAGCTCCCTGCAAAGCAGGGCCTGTAGGTCTGCCTCAGCCAACTCCACCACCACATCAGGGATGCCATCAGGCACCCCGTGTCCCACCCTTCCTCGTCCTGTGGGGGAAAAGAAAGTCAAGTGTCAGTAGGGGGATGGGTAGCATGAAGGAGAGCTATCAgggaagggaggggctggcattTGCCATTGGGAGGAGTGTACTGGTTAAGAGTTCAGGTTGTAATACTCTGAGTCTTATTGGCTGTGTGAactcttggagcctcagtttccaaatcTGTGATAATGCTGATCCCTTTAGAGATGCTGAAATTCCTATAACATAGGCTCATGGTGAGAAGTAGGTGAGGTGACGCCTGGCTTAGGGCCTGGCAGGCAGCACCTGTAACATGGACAGGCTGCTGGGTGTTGGAAGCCTGGCTGCGTTGTCCTGCAGATGGCAGGGAAACCAGGGCATAGATAGTCACTGCCTGGAAATAGTGTCAGAGCCCCTGCCTGCCATGGGTTCACCCCAAATGATTGGCAGGAGCAGGGGACAGTCTACAAGAGCACCATGGGTGTGGGTAACAAGCAACCTGGCAAGCTGGATGGGAAGGAGGGGCCGGGAGGGCAGCTGCACCTGTAGTGAGGTCCAGGAAGTAGGCGCTGTGGGTGCCGCTGGGCAGGACGACATTGAACTGGTAGCAGGCCCCGACTTGGCTGACCAGGGCCTCGGACAGGAAGGGCTGTAGAGCAGTCAGCAGCCCCTCCGCCACAGGCTGCTTCAGACTGGGCCCAGCACCAGCTCGAGGGGCAGGCGGCTCAACTTCACTCACCATCTCCATGGTGTCTGCTGGGGGTGGCCAACAGGGTtggggaaggaggcagagaggtggTCATCGCGCTGCCAAGGTCAGGACCACCCACTGCGTCCTCCACACCTTTTGTGGCAGTTTCCTCTTACATTCCCTTTGGGCCTCTGTTCAACTTCCTCCTCTGCTAGAAAGGTGCCCCTGAGCTTTCAGCCTAAACCCCAAACCCAGTTTCTAAACTACTCCAGACTcagatataaaactttttttttttagatggagtctcactctgtcacccagactagagtgcagtggtgtgatcttggctcactgcaacccctgcttcccaggttcaagcaattctcctgcctcagcctcctgagtagctgggaccacaggtgattgccaccatgcccagttagttaatttttgtatctttagtagagacaggatttcaccatcttggccaggctcatctcgaactcctgaccttgtgatccaccttccttgtcctcccaaagtgctgggattacaggcgtgagccactgtgcctgacataAAACTCTCCAGCTGCCCTTCTGGTGCTGTCGCCTCCTCCACATTCAGACACCTGGCCTCCTCTCACTGCCTTGGCTGTGGTCAGCGTGAGCTGAACATCTGTGTAGGGTGTGTATGCGCAGAGCTGCTGGGTTAAGGTGCACCGTGCTGCAAAGTacccccaccctcctccccaggGATCCTCACCTGGCCCCGGGGATGGGGTACCTCCTGCCACTGAGTTCATGCCTCCTCCCAGGAAGTGCAGGGCCAGCTGCTGGAGGGTGCTGTCCAGGTTGGGCCCGGCTGGGCTGTCCTGGGGCGGCTGCAGCACGGCCTCCACTGCCAGCTCCACGCGGTCCACCTCCAGCCCCCAGGCCCTGGTCACATCGTTGATCTCCAGCTGGGGGACAGTGTGGGGAGAAACGTAATTCATACAACAGACCCTTCCTGAGCACCTCCTTTGGGCAGACTGTGTGGCTGTGCATGGACATGGAGACACCACACCACCGTTGAGACCTCCCAGCCTGGGAACACAGGCCGAGGGCAATGACCACTCAGCTGTGGTAAGTGCCAAGACAGAAGCAAGGCCCATGGTAAGCCCCCAGCAGAGGGGGGTGGTGCTAGCAGGAGGGAGTCCTCAGGTGAAGGAGGAGGACCCTTATAGGCAataggaacagcatgtgcaaaacCCCAGACAAGAAAACCTGGCATATTCGTGGAGCTTCAAGGAAGCAGAGTTCCATTTAGCTGGACCCTCATGTGTTGGCTTGGGGACTGGAGACAGCTGAGGGGTCAGAGGTGGGTGTTCCTGCTTACTTGAATTTATTTGGAGGCAACAAAGAGCCCCAGAGAGAAGTTTGAGCAGGGAGGTGACAGAGCAGACTTGCTTTCAGGCAAGATCCTCCCAGCTGCTGTGGATGCTGGATTGCAGGGGGCGGAGGGGAGGATGGAGACCAACTAAGACATTGTTTCAAAATGAAGCCAGATCCACTGAGGGAGGCATGCCTCTGTCAACTCTACTGAGCCACACCAGGGCACTAGAGAAGTGTGAGCACCAGGCTAGGGGCTGCCTGGATGTGCAATGATATGAGATGGGGTGGGAGCGGGGAGGAGTCAGGCTCCCTAATGGATGAGTGTGGTATCCACTAGAGGACACAccgagggtggggagggatggcagctgttttttttttttttttttttaaactactgtaAGCTTGAAGTGGGGCAGTCAACTGTCTAGTAGGCAGCTGGAGAAATGGCCCAGGGTACAGGAGCTTCAGGGCTAGGCCAGGGCATTGTGAATAAAGTGTCCACAGGCAGCAGACAGCCCAGGCAGATGAGCTCTTCCAGGGAGGTCACAGATAAGAAGAGGCCAGTGATGAAAGCCTGGAAACTACAGGGCAGGAGAACAAATGGCAGTAACCAGGGGTGACAGGCAAGGAGGAAATGCAGGGGATTCCGGGGACTGGGGCCTGGGTCCACCATGGCAAATGCCACCACCAGGTGATGTAAGGGAAGGGCTGAGAGGTGCCCACTTGGCTGGCATGTGAGAGGTCACTGTGATGTTGGCCAGTGCTGTCTCGGAGCCCAGGAAAACCTAGATGAAGGATGtgggggcaggggttgggggcaTGGATGAAAGTATTGCagaggaaaaggggagagagaatgggagctAGAGGGTACTGAGGCAAAGGGAGGGCACATTTCTACACAGAAAGGAGAACTGACAGAGAGAGTGCATGGAGTGGAGGGAGGGCATCCTGGGAGAGCAGGGGTCCCAGAGCACTGTGCAGTGCAGGGATGAGCCTTAGAGAGTGGAGGCAGCCAGGCAAGGAGGCAGGAAAGCAGCACAGCAGCAGGTAGGTTTGCAGGGTGAAACTGGAGGAAGCAGAAAAAGTGCTTATCCTGAGTCTTTCTCCTGAGCATTAGGAGGCAAGGCCTGCTGCAGAGAGCAATGGGCAGtggtgggggctggaggagggCAATGAAGGCGTGGGGAAGCTGGCCGGGAGCACTGGCAGGTAAGGAGTGGGTAACTGGCTAAGGAGGGTCCAGCAGGTGAGAGGTGGGGACTCTGTAGAAGAAAATCAGGCAAAAAGGGGCATGTGAGTAAGTGTACACCTGAGCCGGGGCCTGAGGGCACTGTGCTGGACTTCCTGAGGTTCTGTCTCAGCCACAGCTATAGATCTCACTCTACCACGTGCCCGTTCAGACTGGGAGATGGGCCCGAAATGACTCACATCCTGGTGTGGGACTGACTTCCCCAAACTGCCACTCTCATACCAAAGCCATGTGCAACAAGACCAAGAccaattttcttttcctaaaggTGAATTAACACGGGACATGGTTTGATGAGTAAAAGTTGTTATCCACTTGCTATCTGAGTTGTGTCAGGTCAAGCACTGGATTGTGGGGACAGGTGGGATGCAGGCAGGTGGTCTGGCTCTGGCTCAGCTCTGCCCTTGACCACAGCTCTCAGAGGCAAGTCAAATTATTTGTTAGCCTTAGTTTCCTCCCtccaaaataaaacagtaatacAAACTTGCAGCAAAAATATGAAGCTCAGACACGCTGGGCCAGACAAAAGGACTTTGTACACTGCTATGCACATGGGAGCTACTGTTAGGATCTCAGAGAGCATTTCTTCAGGGATTTCACCTCACTGCTTGCAGTGGGCTCTCCAGGACTGGCATGTATCCCACTCCCCTGCCTGTCCTCCAATCTCAATTCCCCAGGGCAAAGCAGAGCCAAGAGAAAGGGGAGAAACTTCACCTACATGCCCCTATCAGGACACAGGAGAAAGCAAAAGTTGAGTGTGACTGCAGGGGACGTGCCTCTGCATGTGTATTTCTACCCCAACTCATAGCAGAAGAGATTCTAGGCAAACTCCAGTATACACATGGAAAAGAGGCAGGCAAAAGATCCAGATGTCCTCACgcgcctttgttctgttccaaaCAAGGAAACCCAAATCACAAGAAGGCACATGCTGCATGGTGAGCATGGAATTCCCCAGCAGGTAATCGGGCTGGGAGAATCCCTGCTCCTTTACCCACCTGCCTGCCCCATGAATCAGGCCCAGAATGGGAGCTGGTGCAGAGGCCAGTATCATCATGGCAGAGCAGTGAAGGATAAAACTCAGCAGTCAGGGGCAGAGCCCCAAGAATTTCTGCCGGGGCCACTTCCTCTTCTCAGGGAATGTTTGCCCAAGATCACTATGGTCTCTGCCCACCTGCCATTCCTCAACTCATAGCCCCACCCAGACACTGGCTTTTCAAAGGTGGTTACACAGTTGGGACATATggtaaactgaggcctggagcagTCTGACACTTTGCTCAAAGTGACCCAGCAGGTGGAGCTGGGCCGGTGCCAGTGTCCAAGCTCTGTCTTGTGAGGGGATGCCTACCAGAAGCTGCTCGCTGATCTTGAGCTTCTCCATCTGGATCTCCCGCAGCAGCCTCTTGAGCAGGGCCTTGGTCATGGCGTTCTGTGCCGTCATGCGTGTGGCTGTATTCAAGTCTTTCACAGTCATCACTGACAGCACCGGGTCCCAGATGCGAAACTGGACATCGGCTCCCACGGACAGC
Above is a window of Callithrix jacchus isolate 240 chromosome 8, calJac240_pri, whole genome shotgun sequence DNA encoding:
- the STOML1 gene encoding stomatin-like protein 1 isoform X6, which gives rise to MIVFRLGRIRTPQGPGMVLLLPFIDSFQRVDLRTRAFSIPPCKLASKDGAVLSVGADVQFRIWDPVLSVMTVKDLNTATRMTAQNAMTKALLKRLLREIQMEKLKISEQLLLEINDVTRAWGLEVDRVELAVEAVLQPPQDSPAGPNLDSTLQQLALHFLGGGMNSVAGGTPSPGPDTMEMVSEVEPPAPRAGAGPSLKQPVAEGLLTALQPFLSEALVSQVGACYQFNVVLPSGTHSAYFLDLTTGRGRVGHGVPDGIPDVVVELAEADLQALLCRELRPLGAYMSGRLKVKGDLAVAMKLEAVLRALK
- the STOML1 gene encoding stomatin-like protein 1 isoform X8; protein product: MIVFRLGRIRTPQGPGMVLLLPFIDSFQRVDLRTRAFSIPPCKLASKDGAVLSVGADVQFRIWDPVLSVMTVKDLNTATRMTAQNAMTKALLKRLLREIQMEKLKISEQLLLEINDVTRAWGLEVDRVELAVEAVLQPPQDSPAGPNLDSTLQQLALHFLGGGMNSVAGDTMEMVSEVEPPAPRAGAGPSLKQPVAEGLLTALQPFLSEALVSQVGACYQFNVVLPSGTHSAYFLDLTTGRGRVGHGVPDGIPDVVVELAEADLQALLCRELRPLGAYMSGRLKVKGDLAVAMKLEAVLRALK
- the STOML1 gene encoding stomatin-like protein 1 isoform X2, translated to MLGRSGYRALPLGDFDRFQQSSFGFLGSQKGCLSPERGGVGTGADAPQSWPSCLCHGLISFLGFLLLLVTFPISGWFALKIVPTYERMIVFRLGRIRTPQGPGMVLLLPFIDSFQRVDLRTRAFSIPPCKLASKDGAVLSVGADVQFRIWDPVLSVMTVKDLNTATRMTAQNAMTKALLKRLLREIQMEKLKISEQLLLEINDVTRAWGLEVDRVELAVEAVLQPPQDSPAGPNLDSTLQQLALHFLGGGMNSVAGGTPSPGPDTMEMVSEVEPPAPRAGAGPSLKQPVAEGLLTALQPFLSEALVSQVGACYQFNVVLPSGTHSAYFLDLTTGRGRVGHGVPDGIPDVVVELAEADLQALLCRELRPLGAYMSGRLKVKGDLAVAMKLEAVLRALK
- the STOML1 gene encoding stomatin-like protein 1 isoform X3, translating into MLGRSGYRALPLGDFDRFQQSSFGFLGSQKGCLSPERGGVGTGADAPQSWPSCLCHGLISFLGFLLLLVTFPISGWFALKIVPTYERMIVFRLGRIRTPQGPGMVLLLPFIDSFQRVDLRTRAFSIPPCKLASKDGAVLSVGADVQFRIWDPVLSVMTVKDLNTATRMTAQNAMTKALLKRLLREIQMEKLKISEQLLLEINDVTRAWGLEVDRVELAVEAVLQPPQDSPAGPNLDSTLQQLALHFLGGGMNSVAGADTMEMVSEVEPPAPRAGAGPSLKQPVAEGLLTALQPFLSEALVSQVGACYQFNVVLPSGTHSAYFLDLTTGRGRVGHGVPDGIPDVVVELAEADLQALLCRELRPLGAYMSGRLKVKGDLAVAMKLEAVLRALK
- the STOML1 gene encoding stomatin-like protein 1 isoform X1; its protein translation is MLGRSGYRALPLGDFDRFQQSSFGFLGSQKGCLSPERGGVGTGADAPQSWPSCLCHGLISFLGFLLLLVTFPISGWFALKIVPTYERMIVFRLGRIRTPQGPGMVLLLPFIDSFQRVDLRTRAFSIPPCKLASKDGAVLSVGADVQFRIWDPVLSVMTVKDLNTATRMTAQNAMTKALLKRLLREIQMEKLKISEQLLLEINDVTRAWGLEVDRVELAVEAVLQPPQDSPAGPNLDSTLQQLALHFLGGGMNSVAGGTPSPGPADTMEMVSEVEPPAPRAGAGPSLKQPVAEGLLTALQPFLSEALVSQVGACYQFNVVLPSGTHSAYFLDLTTGRGRVGHGVPDGIPDVVVELAEADLQALLCRELRPLGAYMSGRLKVKGDLAVAMKLEAVLRALK
- the STOML1 gene encoding stomatin-like protein 1 isoform X5 encodes the protein MIVFRLGRIRTPQGPGMVLLLPFIDSFQRVDLRTRAFSIPPCKLASKDGAVLSVGADVQFRIWDPVLSVMTVKDLNTATRMTAQNAMTKALLKRLLREIQMEKLKISEQLLLEINDVTRAWGLEVDRVELAVEAVLQPPQDSPAGPNLDSTLQQLALHFLGGGMNSVAGGTPSPGPADTMEMVSEVEPPAPRAGAGPSLKQPVAEGLLTALQPFLSEALVSQVGACYQFNVVLPSGTHSAYFLDLTTGRGRVGHGVPDGIPDVVVELAEADLQALLCRELRPLGAYMSGRLKVKGDLAVAMKLEAVLRALK
- the STOML1 gene encoding stomatin-like protein 1 isoform X7, with amino-acid sequence MIVFRLGRIRTPQGPGMVLLLPFIDSFQRVDLRTRAFSIPPCKLASKDGAVLSVGADVQFRIWDPVLSVMTVKDLNTATRMTAQNAMTKALLKRLLREIQMEKLKISEQLLLEINDVTRAWGLEVDRVELAVEAVLQPPQDSPAGPNLDSTLQQLALHFLGGGMNSVAGADTMEMVSEVEPPAPRAGAGPSLKQPVAEGLLTALQPFLSEALVSQVGACYQFNVVLPSGTHSAYFLDLTTGRGRVGHGVPDGIPDVVVELAEADLQALLCRELRPLGAYMSGRLKVKGDLAVAMKLEAVLRALK
- the STOML1 gene encoding stomatin-like protein 1 isoform X4 codes for the protein MLGRSGYRALPLGDFDRFQQSSFGFLGSQKGCLSPERGGVGTGADAPQSWPSCLCHGLISFLGFLLLLVTFPISGWFALKIVPTYERMIVFRLGRIRTPQGPGMVLLLPFIDSFQRVDLRTRAFSIPPCKLASKDGAVLSVGADVQFRIWDPVLSVMTVKDLNTATRMTAQNAMTKALLKRLLREIQMEKLKISEQLLLEINDVTRAWGLEVDRVELAVEAVLQPPQDSPAGPNLDSTLQQLALHFLGGGMNSVAGDTMEMVSEVEPPAPRAGAGPSLKQPVAEGLLTALQPFLSEALVSQVGACYQFNVVLPSGTHSAYFLDLTTGRGRVGHGVPDGIPDVVVELAEADLQALLCRELRPLGAYMSGRLKVKGDLAVAMKLEAVLRALK